DNA from Quercus lobata isolate SW786 chromosome 1, ValleyOak3.0 Primary Assembly, whole genome shotgun sequence:
aaaacaagaaaaaatatgtTCTAGTTAGTATTCTTATATTAGATACATAAGAAACTCATAAGCATGGCTTCAAATGTTGAATTTGTACTTACCAGTAAGATTAGCACTAGAATCTGTCGCGTAACTTGCTTTTACACCATTAGGTTGAGGTGCATAAGCTGCATAATAAGCAGTATAATAGTTTAATCCTATAAAATCAAATGATCCTTTTACTAGCTTGGACTGCTCTTTGGTGAACTTGGGTAATCGGTCTTTAACGAGAGATCGCATGCTATGTGGATAGTCACCATTTGTCAATGGGTCCAAAAACCTGCAATAACAAAggaatatttaaaatttatgctAACTATTAATCTGTTAAATTTAACTTGAATAAATTTGTGCAAGCTATGTGGATGTAATAACTTTTGTatatttattagaatttaaaaagaaattatgttccttttgggattttttttgtcgATAGAAATATTTAAGTTTGTCAAAGGACAaggattaaattatataaaatgtaaactGAAAACCAGCGAGCAGAACTTACCATCCCAGCATGAAATCAAGGGCACGTTGTGCCGCATTCTGGTTGCCGTTCGCATTAGAGTATGGCACCATCCAGTGACACACTAATGTTATCCCTATAACACCTTTCTGTGCTGCCTGCATGTGAATTGTTAACATTTTCTGAGACACTCAGAGCTTATGCTTGAGATTTCTATATTTATCGAAGTATTTTGATAgatacattaaaattttaacctGTGGTATCAATTTCATTATGATTGCTTATATCATCGACTTAGACACCATTTGAAATTTAGTGTAGGCAAGATTCAAATcttagatctcttatttgatGGTAAGAGACTTTATTAGTTAATTTAACTAAACTTCACTTAATCATATTTAGAAATTGACATTCATGTGGTCTAAGAGATACTCATTGTATCATGTGCAATGAGTATCTTTTTAGCGTAATAAAATGGAAATATTTGGTTTCTTTATGTTAAAGTTTGATAAGTCAAACCTGATATTTTTGCTTGTACACTTTAACCGCGGCTGCATGAGCAAGCAGCTGGTGGTGTGTCACCAAATATGGCTCTGTTCCTGAATTCCCCCCAGTGCAATTTAGATTTTGCCAAGCAGAACATCGACCAGGTGCTAACTGCCCAGTTACATAACCACCATTGCTGAAGGTATGTGGCTCATTTAGTGTGATCCAGTGCTTTACCCGATCACCAAATTCCTTGAAGAGAAGTTCCGCATAGTCCCGAAAATCATCCCTAAATATTAGACGTGTATGTTAGAATaatcattaaataattaaattcattttttttttccttagtagTTTAGCCTTTTGagacaaattataatttatttattttatcatggCATTGAGATTGAACCTATCTCTGCTTCAGTCTCTTATGTTATGCTCCACCCCACATTGTGCGGTTGTGCCCCACCTAACAAGGGTGAGTCTAAGACAAAACGAGAgcagaattttttgttttttgtttttttgagatagatagATAGCATGGGAAAGGGAGATGGAGTTTGAATCATAAACATAAGATATCATAAAAGATGTCGTTAACATTTAGTTATTACTTAAACTCTAAGAGTGTTaaaataatagttaaataattaaattcacttAGTATCCTTATGGGTcctcaatattttttcttttatcctaATAATGGGAgtcatttaaatattaattatgcTATGACAAATGTATGTAAAATGTCTACAAATGGATGGAGAAGAGGTGCAAATTATTTGGTGACTCAGTCACTTACACAATGTGGGGACTTATGAAACCACCGTACTCATCTTCTAAGGCTTGGGGAAGATCCCAGTGGAAAATTGTCACAAAGGGCTTTAAACCTGCATTCATTAATAGGAAAAATTAAATCATGGattataaaagtaaaataagttgatgatATGATGAAATTTTAAGATTGAATCTTGACCTTTTCCTAGAAGCTCATTGATGAGGTTGTTGTAGTACTTGATTCCTTCTCTATTTACACCACCACTAAGTTTTCCTTCTAAAATTAGACCCCATGATAAAATTGTTAGGAACATAGAAGGGTATAATTATATTGATTCAGGTCCCTGATGTATACTCAATTATACCTCATAAATCTCAAAGTAAATATTAGTGCAAATAATCTTACTTGGTAAAATTCGGGGCCATGAGATTGAGAACCTGTATGCATCTAAATTCATCTCCTTCATAATCCCTACATCttcctaaaataaaaacaaaaaaaaaataataataataaataaatatttaccaaaaatagTTTAAGTTCCTTTCCGGTTTGTAATTATTAGTTTGGCTCAATATTTGGAATAATCAAATTTTGTAAGCAGGATGGGCCTTAAAACTTCAGAAAATTCCAAACACGTATGGGTgaggcttcatttcattttatgttttgttcATCCGTTCATGTACCTTGTAGCGATGATATTGATCCACAGCTACATCTCCATTACTTCCATCTGCTATCTTATCTGTAATTTCATCACAAATCTTATATTTAGAAGATGTAAATTTTGTTATGCCTTACTTTGAGCCACAAGTCAAACTCAATATgatcctctctcttttttcataaaccaaaattaataaaatataaaaaataaaaaataaaaatcactctAATATTGTATTTATCTTCCTTTCAATGCTAACAAGAGAACAaatacacataaaaaataaaaataaaaaaacaaaagttaaataaagcataaattcttatatttacacatttatagTTGAACCTTAAAAGtgtgaaaaaaagaatttattagtttttgagagaaaaacaaaacataggCAAAAAATAGGAAATAAAGAGACCTACAAACAGTGAAAATGTGAGATAGGATTAACATTTAACACagactcagaaaaaaaaattttaattaattaaattatttaaaaaatccatTTGAAATAAAGTAGGCCGACTCATGTGATCCATTGGTCGGTTTCAAACTCTCATGAACTATGAAGCACAGATGCGTTTTCTTGTGCAAGTAGGGGTACGGGACCCAGCAATTTTTGAAAGAGTCGGGTATGGTGCAGCGGGATGcgacaattaaaaaatttctaaaaacatttttatttatatttttaatatattgctaaacatattttttcatattatataaatatataccaAATTTTAGAGCAATAGACCAATAGtaactattaactaaataaatgcTTAATTAACTgagtttaggtttttttttaagtatcaaaataaagttaaacaattaaatattaacttgcttaaacccataaatttttattcttattatttatttttccccttAATTACCCACTACATTAATTATTGAGTTTGTGTGAAACATTAGCTATCTACCACGTGTGCAAAGTGCAATACACAtcccaataaaataattaaaacaaataaataaaatcttttaatCTATCAGATAGTAGAATAAAGAagtaataaatttgtttaaacATCTCCTCTAATTATTACCCTACCTACTCCCACAACCCATTCTACACacttctgcttctttttttttttttttgaaaggtgactgaaatttcattaaacggaaagaaagaaaacagtaCAGCCAGCCAAAGCATAAACATGATACACAGGAAAAAATCAGCAACAAAATAGACCACAAACAAGACCCTCTTGATTCCGAAAGCAGATAAGTATTTATTTAACTTGTTTTCTCTTTCGTTTTCTCTCTGTCTCACAAACAAGCACTCTCTCACATCACCCACATTCCTCAAAAcgtcccttttttcttttttctttttgaatttcgGCCTAAATCGGCCGGTTCGGCGCCGGTATCGGTGTGTTTCGGCGGTTTCGCCCGATACGGACCGAGTCGGCGGGAATCGGCCCGagtcgggaaaaaaaaaaaactggacgCGGCACCGACGCGCAGGCAGCGGCGTCGCCGCGTCGGACGCGGGTGCGGCGGCTGTTTTGTCGCGTCCGTGCATCCCAAATCATGAGTCCAAAAATTCTTATCCATACTCTTTTTTTATCGGGTTAGTGTCAATTTTGTgcggtccaaaaaaatttggttcaacGGAGAATCTATTTGCTGAAACCACATGGTTTGATTTCTGTAAATCTATTTCTCCTTAAAAGTcaaagcttttttattttagcaaaaacatataaaacaaaaaacaatttggCCCCATGCTTCTTATTATTATCTAGTTTTATAAACCACGGCAAGAGCATGGTTTTCAAACCAGGCTCCAAGACAAGTTCTTACAGTGGTCCCCACCACtgtaagaatatatataaaaaattaagtgtCACGACTTGTACTATAACTCACCATCCATGTGAcaccaaactttttcaaaaattgaagaaaCCTTGTGCATGTAGTCTCTGTATTCACCCACTTAATCTTTACTCTTATATAACGTGAAAGTGTAGGACTGTTTGAGCAATAACTAGACTTGTTACGGGTCATAAAGACTTTCCTTCCATAATCCTTCTCTTACAAATGACTATATTGTGGCAATTATATGATGGCGAAAGTGTTTGGTTAGTCATGGTAAATAAATAGTATCTAGAGATGAGGAAGTAAGCTAAAAGAACAACATAATTTTTCAATGATGTTAACTGTTAAGTGACTTTTGTGTAAGGgagaaaattcaatatttttgaaaaaaaattagtaatactTGGCGTTAATTCAGACCTCAGAATAATTTCTgtattttactcaaaaaaatgaaatgaacttATTTATCACTCTGTGAATCCATACAAAATGCACTGAACTCGAGACTTTTAAGTTAAGTCATGAGTTGTGCGTAACTTTTAGAGATAGAGGGTAAGCATAtgtggagtgagagagagagacctggaTATTTATGGGTGTAAGTATCCCATATACTTGGTCCTTTACCTCCTTCCTTTGCTGCACCTTCATACTGAAATTTAAACACACAATGGCACACATGCGTTATGCATGATATCTCAGACTCTCAGGACTGGACACTTGAAGCAAAACTCCATTAGATATTATACAAACATGTGCAAAACCAAGGACTTACCTGGTAAGAAGCCGACGCTGTCCCAAAAATGAAACCGGCCGGAAAACTGTTCCGGTTGAGTGAAGCAGTGACATTTCTTGGTGCAACAGCAATGCTATGACTCAAAGAGCCAAGCAGAAGTAGGAAGCCTAAGAGTTTATAGCCTTGAAACTCCATAACTGATATCTTGGTTATTCTAGGTACCACCTTATAGCCTTTTATAGAGTAGCAATATATTATCGGATTGATTACGGaactggaaaaagaaaataaaaaagaaaaaagaaaccagGAAAAGGACAGGCGATGGTACACGGTAAATCTTATCTGCACTTGAAATTATTACATggcttttttaataaaatcattgTCAATTAATAACCTCCCgtttatcttctcaaaaaactcaaaaagaaaaaaaacgaggtaaattataatttatctacatgtagtttagttgaattttaagttgtttacatgtaatttgaaatttgatattttactCACCTAAAGTTAgtttaattagatttttataACCTATATCTGTTAAAAATAGAGctaaatattcaattttactccacttttatgtttctctccaaaaatattaaaaaaaaacataaaaaatacaagatcaaaaatTATTCATCGAACATTTGCATGTATTATGGAATTTCAAACTACAAGTAagtaacttaaattttggtcaaattttAGGTAAGTAAAATGTCAAAGGTCAAATTTTAGGTagataaagtgtcaaattttaaaccataggtaggcaacttaaatttcattcaaactaaatgggtggaagttgtaatttaacaaaaaaaaaaaaaatacattaaattcTTTCaatgtaactaaaaataataatacaattaaaaattaaaatggttttttttgttaacgATGTCTTAATGAGGTTTATTTGTAGAGCATTTTATACAAGCATGGTtcagaatttcttttttttagagaatcgTGTACAGAATTTAATAggtgaataaaatattaaatatactgtgaatttttttttttttttcagaaatatAATGTGAATTGATCTTTATACACTCGCAGTACTGGACCTCACTTGTCAGATTGAAATcatatcttattattatttcaacCTCATAATGATTTGATCTAATAATATATAGGAATAGCAAGGTGTGTGCACTGTACTAGGGGTCCATATAGCGTAGATACCTACAATTGGGGGGAAAGTTTTCTAACTAGCATTAATTTTTATAGAGATCTGGTTAATGTGTGCACACattaagtattttatttttgaaaatattttcttgaaaattgaaaaaactgttattactttttcaattttcgagaaaatttttttcaaaaattaaaattaattagtaaaatccttTTTATAGTCATTGAGACTTGAGTTTGGTGACCAACTCAAGGAGTTCTAGTGCtgatgtaaaataatttatccaCGTGGAATTCGAGTCTTTTAAACTCAAGTTGTATAGAAGTAGAtctgaagaaggaaaaaaaagaagaatagagGACCAAATTTAGAAGAACAGAGGACCATATCTGGaaggaagtagaagaagaaCCAAATCCAAAagggtaaaaaagaagaagaagaacagagGACCAAATCtggaaggaagaagaagaagaggaacaGATGTATGTAGAGAATGGTGGAACTCAGGGGCGGCTCAACATAATTTGAGACCTAAGGCGAAAAATTTATGCGGGGcctttaatatttaaatattaattaaacaaaattatttaatactaatcaaattaaggttaatttgatacattaaatacataaataataccaactggactaatgttaatttcatatagtgaattgaatatcatagttgaattataaatattaataaaaatatattgcgattgaaaaaaatactttattttggatataagacgatgcatagttaaataaagttgtaatcgaatttttaattttatattttgattttaagagagagagagatagatattatttggtgtacgattttgtaggatattaatttacaaaaatcaaagtctcaaactattaggggaaattaatctataattgatgatttaacacatttgcaacatctttttgaaatattttagggtttcaattgagttaaggttcTATTGGTCTTATATtttgagagtcttaatagaaatgaaaaagaaaaatgcgctaattaaaagcattataaaatgttaaaatataatgtgatattgtctctcattgatgaacttcatcaatttaactaatgaatgtttatatcacattttttgtgattaataatatggcaatttgtaagccaataataaaatttgtacgccaataataaaatttgtacatcactaataaaaaaaaatgtacaacctttaaaaaatatatataattttataaaatttaggCCTTCAACTATGAAAAGTGGGGCCTTTTTTtccaaggaaattttttttttttagtgaggccttaggcctaggccttgagctGGCCCtggtggaactcgagttccatgtagaattttttttccatgccAGATTGCCATTTTGTAACTCGAGtctcaaaaactcaaattccatctttgaactcgagttttagacattTGAAATACTAATTTGCTAAATAATTTTGCAAGCTtgacaactaactaaaatgTTACAAAAATGATGCtaaatacacccaaaaaaaatccaacaaacattttgaagaaattaaaggGCATCTTAAAACCCAAAGAGCCTCTCACTCCTCCCACGTTGATCCATCTTCTGCTGTCGGTGggacttttttctttattaatttaaaatttttcaacatCCATGACcgattaaaaaatttgattaaaaaattagataaaataataGGCTTTGTCAGCACACCAGATCCACACAAAGCTCAGCTGATAGGGTCCAAACTCTTAAGGGATTTCTTGTCTACTCAATCCACAACTGATTTTCTGTTGCAAAGAGAGggatatatataatttttggccATTAATAAAGatagatatttttttcataattctctTAGTTTAATGAACAAGATAGCAATCCTTGGtttaattttaatagtttaatGAACAAGTTGCCAATATGACAATCTTTCCTTGCAACACATGTTTGTTGGGTTTATGGAGTCAATCTATATGAACGAGTTTATTTGCCAATAGTCCAGTTGATTAATGCATCATCGAAGTTTGATTGAAttcattcttaaaataaataccCAATTAAAACGATGGGTGCAAACTAAAAACCAAAGAATAActtaattagtttattatttcCTCCTACCTATTTGTATAAAATTAACATTGCAAAGACTTACAATGAACCAGCTTAATCAAAGCACGTGTGTCATAGAAAAATTGGCAAAACTGGCATCTGAGTCTATGCGTATATATCTCTTCCATCACTCACGACTCAAAACTCAGAAGTCCGACGGGTAAGTCTTGTTTACTAAAAATATGGATAAGCTAGCATTGGGTACCCActgaaatttctaaaactttGCTGGGAGAAACACTCATGTTTATCCAGTCAAAACCTTCATGAATGGATATatatagtttaaactttaaacaaattGTGTAGGGCATGAGATATATATCGACTCGTGAACAATGAGTTGTACATGACCTATCTACCACTAAGGAATTATGCTcgtctttttttccttttcttttttccttttttccttctcttttgaGACACGGCCAGTTTGACAAAACTTTGCACATCGACAAAGTTTTTATCCATTTGAATTCAAGTAATTACTTTACTATtatttcatgtaaaaaaaaaaaaagctgctaTATTTTACAAAGGTTTTGAAACCGGATCGGACCGGACTGTACAGTCCGACCGGAAAACCTCGaactatttatttttgcaatCAAGATTCGCTCGTGCAAAAAAAACAAGGATCCATGCGAACCGTGGTTGGATCTTACGGTTCCGAGAACTGTGATCAGACCGTTTCTCACGGTTCCTTACTTCCCTTTGAAtctgaactttaaaaaaaaaaaaaaaaaaacattttctacaAGCTTACAGAAGTAGATCTCCATTATTGTAACTTCAAACATGTTATTAGACGCTGAGACTTGAGATCACATCATAGtttcttctcattctttttCTCAATATCGCTCTCTCTTGTTCTTTCTCTGTCTCAAtattcttcattttctcttctctcttgttatttcttgtttttgccttttcatttaCTCAACCTGACTGTCAACCACAGGCTTTACCTTTGGGCTTCGATTTTAATC
Protein-coding regions in this window:
- the LOC115976488 gene encoding beta-glucosidase 12-like; this translates as MEFQGYKLLGFLLLLGSLSHSIAVAPRNVTASLNRNSFPAGFIFGTASASYQYEGAAKEGGKGPSIWDTYTHKYPDKIADGSNGDVAVDQYHRYKEDVGIMKEMNLDAYRFSISWPRILPKGKLSGGVNREGIKYYNNLINELLGKGLKPFVTIFHWDLPQALEDEYGGFISPHIVDDFRDYAELLFKEFGDRVKHWITLNEPHTFSNGGYVTGQLAPGRCSAWQNLNCTGGNSGTEPYLVTHHQLLAHAAAVKVYKQKYQAAQKGVIGITLVCHWMVPYSNANGNQNAAQRALDFMLGWFLDPLTNGDYPHSMRSLVKDRLPKFTKEQSKLVKGSFDFIGLNYYTAYYAAYAPQPNGVKASYATDSSANLTASRNGILIGAPAASSWLYVYPRGIRDLLLYIKRKYNNPLIYITENGVDEFNNATLSLEEALADNQRIEYYHGHLWYLLRAMKDGVNVKGYFAWSLLDNFEWSSGYTVRFGINYVDYKNGLKRYPKHSAHWFKNFLKK